One genomic segment of Rivularia sp. PCC 7116 includes these proteins:
- a CDS encoding class I adenylate-forming enzyme family protein translates to MNIAHHVERGRRLFPNKTAIIYEDKSYTYKHFDQLVNRTANALRGLGIEKGDRVALFLPNIPEFAIAYLGILKIGAIAVSLNVMFKSAEVGYVLNDCTAKAIVTTASGRLHLIDRDLPHLQHILIAEGTVENDIDFTALINNASPIASAVEMEWDSPAGIVYTSGTTGFPKGATLSHGNIISNISAHNRCSGMSQTDRLLLYVPLFHCFGQNAIFNAGLNVCATIILQRRFELEVVLESIDKYQVTMFFGVPTVFIRLLNQDTSKYDFSSLRYYFSAAAPMPVEIAHMWHHKYKKVIHEGYGLTEASPCASYNHNFRYKFGSIGMPIENVQMQVVDANGNAVSPGELGEIIIKGPNVMLGYWNRPQETREVIKDGWLHSGDIGRMDEEGFFYVADRLKDMINVSGFKVYPSEVENVIYQHHAVAEVAIYGVPDAIKGEIVKANIVCKANSQISESEIYHFCTQRMAAYKIPHKIQFVNSLPKNPTGKVMKRFLRQQECIVKPHLSLI, encoded by the coding sequence ATGAATATCGCACATCATGTAGAACGCGGTCGTCGGCTATTTCCTAACAAGACCGCTATAATTTACGAAGACAAGTCTTATACCTACAAGCATTTTGACCAATTAGTTAATCGTACAGCAAATGCATTGCGGGGATTGGGAATTGAAAAAGGCGATCGCGTTGCTTTGTTCCTACCAAATATACCGGAGTTTGCCATTGCCTATTTGGGGATTCTGAAAATTGGTGCGATCGCGGTTTCTCTGAATGTGATGTTTAAGTCGGCTGAGGTTGGTTATGTTCTCAACGATTGTACTGCTAAGGCAATTGTGACCACCGCTTCGGGACGTTTACACTTGATTGATCGCGATTTACCTCACTTACAACATATTTTGATTGCTGAGGGTACGGTTGAAAACGATATCGATTTTACAGCTTTGATTAACAATGCTTCTCCTATAGCTAGCGCTGTAGAAATGGAATGGGATTCTCCTGCGGGCATTGTTTATACTTCTGGAACTACAGGTTTTCCCAAGGGTGCTACTCTTTCCCACGGTAATATTATTTCTAATATCTCGGCACACAATCGCTGTTCGGGCATGAGTCAAACTGATAGATTGCTGCTGTACGTACCTTTGTTTCATTGCTTTGGTCAAAATGCAATTTTCAACGCCGGATTAAATGTTTGTGCGACTATCATTTTACAAAGAAGATTTGAGTTAGAAGTCGTTTTAGAAAGCATTGATAAATATCAGGTAACAATGTTTTTTGGAGTTCCAACTGTATTTATCCGATTGTTGAATCAAGACACTTCTAAATATGACTTTAGCAGCTTGCGTTATTACTTTAGTGCTGCGGCTCCCATGCCTGTAGAAATTGCTCATATGTGGCACCACAAGTATAAAAAAGTGATTCATGAAGGATATGGTTTAACCGAAGCATCACCTTGCGCTAGCTATAACCACAATTTCAGATATAAGTTTGGTTCTATTGGAATGCCCATCGAAAATGTCCAAATGCAAGTTGTGGATGCAAACGGTAATGCAGTATCACCGGGAGAATTGGGGGAAATAATTATTAAAGGTCCCAATGTCATGCTCGGTTATTGGAATCGTCCTCAAGAAACACGGGAAGTAATTAAGGACGGATGGTTGCATAGCGGTGATATAGGTCGGATGGATGAAGAAGGCTTTTTCTATGTTGCCGACCGTTTAAAAGACATGATTAATGTCTCTGGGTTTAAAGTATATCCCTCAGAAGTAGAAAATGTAATTTACCAACATCATGCAGTTGCAGAAGTCGCTATTTATGGAGTTCCCGACGCAATTAAAGGCGAAATAGTTAAAGCCAACATTGTCTGCAAAGCTAACAGTCAAATTAGCGAATCAGAAATATATCACTTCTGCACTCAAAGAATGGCAGCATATAAAATTCCTCACAAAATTCAATTTGTAAATTCACTGCCAAAAAATCCCACGGGGAAAGTGATGAAAAGATTTCTACGCCAGCAAGAATGTATTGTTAAACCTCATCTAAGCCTTATTTAG
- a CDS encoding thiamine pyrophosphate-binding protein produces the protein MNTKSYQITTNKSSSSSIFSPPANEQLNQLSSTQLTVGETAVKMLEDMGVESAFGVSGGGIGPLWAALNRSDIQVLHFRHESGATFAACEAYFASNRPVVVFVTTGPGITNALTGLFAAKGEGAKVILISAATATANRGRWACQETSAHTMPISGLFTPGALFNYATIVENGDEIPEISQRLARGLSQPGGFVAHISIPTPIQTTPCTVKYQSEFTCGELAPSEHTVVNCVRLLSQEPFAIWVGFGARGAAAEIRELAERTGAAVMCSPRAKGIFPEDHPQFVGVTGFSGHTSVLTYMQEQQPHRILVLGTRLGEPTSFWNPQMIPAGGFIHVDIDPEVPGVAYPEASTFSIQSEVKAFLKSLLSHFSLRPRNVPALPHPEAKQISPHNGLVRPEVLMDTIQRLIVDGSDAVILAEAGNSFAWATNRLCFKQPGRYRISTGVGAMGHAVTGVVGAAWGRNGKAVAIVGDGAMLMNSEVSTAVRFKIPAVWIVLNDGRYNMCAQGMNLQGFTGVDTEIPSTNFVQLARGMGADGIRVNQESELEAALTTALAATIPFVIDINLDPTQPAPIGGRIRSLIQQGAIKSANSEQ, from the coding sequence ATGAACACCAAATCTTATCAAATAACTACAAACAAATCATCTAGCTCTTCCATTTTCTCACCACCTGCAAACGAACAACTCAACCAATTATCATCAACACAACTGACAGTTGGAGAAACTGCGGTCAAAATGTTAGAAGATATGGGAGTTGAATCTGCATTTGGTGTTTCTGGAGGCGGTATTGGTCCACTTTGGGCAGCCCTCAACCGCAGCGATATTCAAGTTTTGCATTTTCGTCACGAATCGGGAGCAACCTTTGCAGCTTGTGAAGCCTACTTCGCTAGCAATCGTCCGGTAGTCGTATTCGTTACTACAGGTCCCGGCATCACCAACGCTCTAACTGGATTGTTTGCTGCTAAGGGAGAAGGTGCAAAAGTAATTTTGATATCTGCGGCGACTGCAACGGCAAATCGCGGACGTTGGGCTTGTCAAGAAACTAGCGCTCATACTATGCCGATTTCGGGGTTATTTACCCCTGGAGCATTATTCAACTACGCAACTATCGTAGAAAATGGAGACGAAATCCCCGAAATTTCCCAACGACTGGCACGAGGATTATCACAACCGGGTGGTTTTGTTGCCCATATCAGTATTCCGACCCCAATTCAAACCACACCATGCACGGTAAAATACCAATCGGAATTTACTTGTGGGGAATTAGCCCCTAGCGAACATACAGTAGTTAATTGCGTGCGCTTACTTTCTCAGGAACCCTTCGCAATTTGGGTTGGTTTTGGTGCTAGAGGTGCAGCGGCAGAAATTCGCGAATTGGCAGAGCGTACCGGGGCTGCGGTAATGTGTTCCCCCCGCGCTAAAGGCATTTTCCCGGAAGATCATCCGCAATTTGTAGGTGTGACTGGATTTAGCGGTCATACTTCTGTTCTTACATACATGCAGGAACAACAACCCCATAGAATCCTGGTTTTAGGAACCCGTTTGGGAGAACCGACTTCTTTCTGGAATCCGCAAATGATACCTGCTGGTGGCTTTATCCATGTAGATATTGACCCAGAAGTACCCGGAGTTGCTTATCCAGAAGCATCAACTTTCTCAATTCAATCGGAAGTCAAAGCTTTCCTCAAATCCTTATTATCTCACTTTTCCCTGCGTCCTAGAAATGTTCCAGCACTACCCCACCCAGAAGCAAAACAGATTTCTCCCCATAATGGTTTGGTGAGACCGGAAGTCTTAATGGATACTATTCAACGGTTAATAGTCGATGGTAGCGATGCTGTAATCTTAGCTGAAGCCGGAAATTCTTTTGCTTGGGCAACTAATCGACTGTGCTTTAAGCAACCTGGACGCTACCGAATCAGCACTGGCGTGGGAGCAATGGGTCATGCCGTTACCGGAGTAGTCGGAGCGGCTTGGGGAAGGAATGGTAAAGCCGTTGCCATTGTCGGAGACGGAGCAATGTTAATGAATAGCGAAGTCAGTACCGCAGTTCGATTCAAAATCCCTGCCGTATGGATTGTACTCAATGACGGACGCTATAACATGTGCGCCCAAGGTATGAATTTACAAGGATTTACAGGAGTAGATACCGAAATACCGAGTACAAATTTTGTTCAGCTAGCGCGGGGAATGGGCGCAGACGGTATCCGCGTCAACCAAGAATCGGAACTCGAAGCAGCCTTAACCACAGCCCTTGCTGCCACAATTCCCTTTGTTATTGACATTAATTTAGACCCCACACAACCCGCTCCCATTGGCGGTAGAATTCGCAGCCTGATCCAACAGGGAGCAATCAAATCAGCGAACAGCGAACAGTAA
- a CDS encoding 3-oxoacyl-ACP synthase III family protein has protein sequence MNLQPVGIRAIALNFPSIIRTNDYYRENYPEMVAVAEKKTLARLFAPDGSTDIWSQELAPYMSDPFRGTVERRVVAADETSLSLEYRAATDALEAANLAPEDIDLMLVTSLFPEQVTPGNAAFLAGKLGLHNAAWNIESTCTSALVSLQTACSLVRTGEYRNVLVVVSTTYSRYTDENDTLAFLSGDGAGAFVVGSLKQNQGVLGSKIANTAATCGAFYNEFTTDEQGNIKMFIRGGKGASKMFNETTVKFIRLCCHGAIASADVSLEDIDFFAFNTPSAWYSRVCTRALGIDPNRTINLNPLYANIGPTFPIANLYHAAESGKIRENDLVLVYTMGSSSNAGASVMRWGDVALGPAPAPGVSFSQEQERILTPH, from the coding sequence ATGAACTTACAACCAGTTGGCATTCGAGCGATCGCCCTCAATTTTCCCAGCATCATCCGCACCAACGATTATTATCGAGAGAATTATCCGGAGATGGTGGCTGTAGCCGAAAAGAAGACTTTAGCAAGATTATTTGCACCAGACGGTTCTACAGATATTTGGTCGCAGGAATTAGCACCCTACATGTCAGACCCGTTTCGCGGTACTGTAGAAAGGCGGGTAGTAGCTGCGGATGAAACCTCGCTATCCTTAGAATATCGTGCAGCTACCGACGCACTAGAGGCAGCAAATCTGGCTCCCGAAGATATCGATTTGATGCTGGTTACTTCCCTGTTTCCCGAGCAAGTTACACCAGGAAATGCCGCCTTTCTCGCCGGTAAACTAGGATTGCACAATGCGGCATGGAATATAGAATCAACTTGCACTTCGGCATTAGTTTCGCTCCAGACTGCTTGTTCTTTGGTAAGAACCGGGGAGTATCGCAATGTTCTGGTGGTGGTTTCAACTACCTACTCTCGCTATACTGACGAAAATGATACCTTAGCATTTTTATCGGGTGATGGCGCTGGAGCATTTGTAGTTGGTAGCCTTAAACAAAACCAAGGAGTTTTAGGTAGTAAAATTGCCAATACTGCCGCTACCTGCGGTGCCTTTTATAACGAATTTACCACCGACGAACAAGGCAATATCAAAATGTTCATTCGTGGTGGTAAAGGGGCAAGCAAAATGTTTAACGAAACCACAGTCAAGTTTATTCGGTTGTGCTGTCATGGTGCGATCGCCTCTGCCGATGTCAGCCTGGAAGATATTGACTTTTTTGCCTTTAACACTCCCAGTGCTTGGTATTCCAGAGTTTGTACCCGTGCATTAGGAATAGATCCAAACCGGACAATTAACCTCAATCCTTTGTATGCCAATATTGGGCCGACATTCCCCATTGCAAATCTTTATCATGCCGCCGAATCCGGTAAAATCAGAGAAAATGACTTAGTTCTTGTTTATACAATGGGTTCATCCTCTAATGCCGGTGCAAGCGTGATGCGCTGGGGTGACGTTGCTTTGGGACCAGCCCCTGCTCCTGGGGTGAGTTTTTCTCAAGAGCAAGAGAGAATTCTGACTCCTCATTAA
- a CDS encoding Coq4 family protein produces the protein MQTTEQIANLPNSLSLLNNANFIQAFLSIAANPNDSELQDYFKLEEVTRHLEEIQTCEYVEQLRLSPDMAEMIEQRYFGPEYKLEDLKNQCPPGSLGYAYYHHMIENGIPAYDYSAFESPDDASYIKLRKMQTHDIWHVVTGYNADTLGELALQGFYHGQGATVYQTFLMSALVLHFATVETKQLSLALESLFEGWQRGRVARPLWAIRWEEMWNRPLAEIKEEYNILPLKELSRSEKILSLKNLERQ, from the coding sequence ATGCAGACAACAGAACAAATCGCCAACTTACCCAATTCCCTATCTCTACTCAACAACGCTAATTTTATCCAGGCTTTTTTATCCATAGCAGCAAATCCTAACGATTCCGAACTGCAAGATTATTTCAAACTCGAAGAAGTTACAAGACATCTGGAAGAAATACAAACTTGTGAATACGTGGAGCAATTGCGTCTTAGCCCCGATATGGCAGAGATGATTGAGCAACGCTATTTTGGCCCTGAGTATAAATTAGAAGACCTGAAAAATCAATGTCCTCCAGGTAGTTTGGGCTATGCCTATTATCATCACATGATTGAAAACGGTATTCCCGCTTATGACTATAGCGCTTTTGAATCCCCCGATGATGCGAGTTATATCAAACTCCGTAAGATGCAAACTCATGATATTTGGCATGTCGTTACTGGTTACAATGCAGATACGCTGGGAGAATTAGCACTTCAAGGATTTTATCACGGTCAAGGAGCAACAGTTTATCAAACGTTTTTGATGAGCGCCTTGGTTTTACACTTTGCAACTGTGGAAACAAAGCAACTAAGTTTAGCACTAGAATCACTTTTTGAAGGTTGGCAGCGCGGGCGTGTTGCTCGTCCTCTTTGGGCTATTCGTTGGGAGGAAATGTGGAATCGACCTTTAGCAGAGATTAAAGAGGAATATAACATCTTACCTCTAAAAGAATTGTCGCGTAGTGAAAAAATTCTCAGTCTAAAAAATTTAGAACGTCAGTAA
- the tyrA gene encoding bifunctional chorismate mutase/prephenate dehydrogenase — MHNKIRQIDREIIQLLGKRIAALSELPSFDLETTLPHYQIMLQQAGVPNPLWQNIVVGCTAALARRKANLELTKPRRVTVIGGKGGMGRFFSQQLVTAGHDVNILDTDDWDKAENLLGKVDLVLVCVPIDCTLEVIKKASKYLSPTTALADITSIKSPILSAMLSHHSGAVVGLHPMFAPGVNSFLSQKIIVCPGRMQERLQWFLDFIKNEGGKLIYSTPEEHDKMMVIVQAIRHFTTFSLGSFLSEQPVNINRSLEFSTPVYRQQIGIVSRLIAQSAPMIVDIILATEERRDAIARFANTNNRLAELVIQGDRDSLICELQKVQSFFKEETTDSFGESNYLIDALTALLTANEVKQASKEVSKRLIPKEKVGSCN, encoded by the coding sequence ATGCATAACAAAATTAGACAAATTGATAGAGAAATAATTCAGCTATTAGGTAAAAGAATCGCGGCTTTAAGTGAATTACCAAGCTTTGATTTAGAAACAACATTACCTCATTATCAAATAATGCTTCAACAAGCTGGAGTTCCCAATCCCCTTTGGCAAAATATTGTTGTAGGTTGCACCGCTGCTCTTGCCCGTAGAAAAGCAAATCTAGAATTAACAAAACCACGACGAGTAACAGTAATTGGTGGCAAAGGTGGAATGGGACGCTTCTTTTCGCAACAATTAGTTACTGCCGGACATGATGTTAATATTTTAGATACTGACGATTGGGATAAAGCAGAGAATTTACTCGGTAAAGTAGATTTAGTTTTAGTTTGCGTACCTATTGATTGTACCTTAGAAGTAATTAAAAAAGCCTCAAAATATCTTTCACCTACTACAGCTTTAGCCGATATCACTAGTATTAAATCTCCCATTTTATCAGCGATGCTCTCACATCATAGCGGGGCAGTTGTTGGCTTACATCCAATGTTTGCTCCTGGGGTTAATTCATTCTTATCTCAAAAAATTATCGTATGTCCGGGACGGATGCAAGAACGTTTGCAATGGTTTTTAGATTTTATAAAAAATGAAGGCGGAAAATTGATTTATTCCACGCCAGAAGAACACGACAAGATGATGGTAATTGTTCAAGCAATCCGTCACTTTACAACTTTTAGTTTGGGCAGCTTTTTATCAGAACAACCGGTAAACATAAATCGCAGCTTAGAATTTTCCACTCCTGTTTATAGACAACAAATTGGCATAGTTAGCCGTTTAATTGCTCAATCTGCACCAATGATTGTCGATATCATCCTAGCAACAGAAGAAAGACGAGATGCTATTGCTAGATTTGCAAATACCAATAACCGATTAGCAGAGTTAGTAATCCAAGGAGATAGAGATTCTTTAATTTGCGAGTTGCAAAAGGTGCAAAGCTTTTTTAAAGAAGAAACTACCGACAGTTTTGGGGAAAGTAACTATTTAATTGATGCACTAACTGCGCTATTAACCGCGAATGAAGTTAAGCAAGCTTCAAAAGAAGTCAGCAAGAGATTAATCCCCAAAGAAAAAGTTGGTTCATGTAATTAA
- a CDS encoding ABC transporter ATP-binding protein, with amino-acid sequence MRQKPDIPIESLQRVVGMLRKYPRMVFGAIASLLMLSVANIWTPQLIRWGVDAGIVKNDLRVILICGGLMVLLALMRGLFNFTQSFLSETVSQGIAYDLRNQFFDKTQNLDLGYHERTPTSQMLTRVSNDIEQIRIFIATTLLQIFGAAIMLFGSAIVLLLMNWKLALIALAIIPISLMLLGGFFHKNTDLFDRVQTQLDELNTVLQENLVGVRAIKAFVREETEVKRYAVFNQNFLATSIKTIYVLRDTFPVIFLLSNLLAVVIFGYGSFEVIRNEFSIGKLIAFNSYLVFMIQPILQTSLAFSSVAQATASAARVYQVIDTPAEIRESINAMTLNKCEGRITFENVDFCYSQVEEKTLSDVSFEIQPGETVAILGMTGAGKSTIAKLIPRFYDPSNGTVKIDGYDVRNLNLTDLRSHIGFISQDAHLFSGTIRENIAYGIPDAPLSRVIEAAKFAQIHDFIITLCDGYDTVIGERGIGLSGGQRQRIAIARVLLNDYKILIVDDSLSAVDAKTGALIQKSLNLLNQQRGYTLIYLTQRISSTISYADRIFILDEGKLAVKDELIEMQHSSF; translated from the coding sequence ATGAGACAAAAACCAGATATACCAATCGAATCACTCCAGCGAGTTGTGGGAATGTTGCGAAAATATCCGAGAATGGTATTCGGTGCGATCGCTAGTTTGTTAATGTTGAGTGTTGCTAATATTTGGACTCCTCAACTGATTCGCTGGGGAGTTGATGCGGGTATTGTTAAAAATGACTTACGGGTAATTCTGATTTGTGGCGGATTAATGGTTTTACTAGCTTTGATGAGGGGATTATTCAATTTTACACAAAGTTTTTTGAGTGAGACGGTATCTCAAGGTATTGCTTACGATTTGAGAAATCAGTTTTTTGATAAAACCCAAAACCTCGATTTAGGTTATCACGAGCGCACCCCTACATCTCAAATGCTTACCCGCGTTAGTAACGATATCGAACAAATCCGCATCTTCATTGCAACAACGCTACTGCAAATTTTCGGGGCTGCGATAATGTTATTTGGCAGCGCAATCGTTTTACTATTAATGAATTGGAAGTTGGCGCTAATTGCATTAGCAATTATACCGATTTCATTGATGCTGCTGGGTGGATTTTTTCACAAAAATACTGACTTATTTGATCGAGTACAGACGCAATTAGATGAATTAAATACGGTTTTGCAAGAAAATCTAGTCGGAGTGCGTGCAATCAAGGCTTTTGTACGCGAAGAAACAGAAGTAAAGCGTTATGCTGTCTTCAACCAGAATTTTCTTGCAACCAGCATCAAAACGATTTACGTCCTCAGAGATACATTTCCAGTAATTTTTTTATTGAGTAATTTACTCGCAGTGGTAATTTTCGGATATGGAAGTTTTGAGGTAATTCGCAATGAATTTTCTATTGGGAAATTGATTGCATTTAATTCATATCTAGTATTTATGATTCAACCAATTCTCCAAACTAGTTTAGCTTTTTCATCTGTCGCTCAAGCCACAGCATCAGCCGCTAGAGTTTATCAGGTGATAGATACTCCGGCTGAAATTAGAGAATCTATAAATGCAATGACTTTGAACAAATGCGAAGGTAGAATTACTTTTGAAAATGTTGATTTTTGCTATAGCCAAGTGGAAGAAAAAACCCTTAGCGATGTTTCATTTGAAATTCAGCCAGGAGAAACAGTAGCAATTTTGGGGATGACGGGAGCAGGTAAAAGTACAATTGCAAAATTGATTCCACGATTTTACGATCCAAGCAATGGCACAGTCAAAATTGATGGGTATGATGTCCGTAATTTAAATTTAACTGATTTACGTTCTCACATCGGTTTTATTTCTCAAGATGCTCATTTATTTTCTGGCACTATCCGCGAAAATATCGCTTACGGAATACCAGATGCTCCTCTATCACGAGTAATTGAAGCGGCAAAATTTGCTCAAATTCACGATTTTATTATTACCCTCTGTGATGGTTACGATACTGTTATTGGAGAAAGAGGAATTGGTTTATCGGGAGGACAAAGGCAGAGAATTGCGATTGCTCGTGTCTTACTTAACGACTATAAAATATTGATTGTAGATGATAGTTTGTCTGCGGTTGATGCCAAAACAGGAGCATTAATTCAAAAGTCCTTAAATCTTCTCAATCAACAGCGCGGGTATACCTTGATTTATCTTACCCAACGTATTAGCAGTACGATTAGCTATGCCGATAGAATCTTTATCCTTGATGAAGGAAAGTTAGCAGTCAAAGATGAATTAATCGAAATGCAACATTCAAGTTTTTAA
- a CDS encoding ABC transporter ATP-binding protein, with protein MNKLYNRHRIEMTSKVNQSLPVIRKFGKYFYPYIKDIPLIVSLIFISSITQASPPFILGWSIDNLILKNNLSGLAWMLLLLAIVYTIGFISSRILIARVGIIMQRILAQLRQDIIIKLQALPLSFFDKSKAGDLMSRLLSDINTLNQLFSPILPQVIGSFFGLLASAIFMLSINLQLGLLTNLMIPIMLLVTGFFARLAREKYRVTRQTISQLSGKIEQDISNIQEVQGFNRIQLSIQEFRQLNAENRNANIQATAITSAFLPTIDFLNTFALAVVLACGGILAYTNTIAVGALTAFVFYVQQFFQPIQIISHFYTQSQSAFAGLERIFLLLDQPVKLEDAADAITMPSIQGKVEFEQVSFEYKPSQKVIDKINFEAQAGQSIALVGATGAGKTTIISLLSRFYDVTDGAIKIDGIDIRKVTQTSLRRQIGIVSQETVIFSCSIAENIAFGNPQATAAEIEAAAKVANIHDFILTLPQGYATQLGERGINLSKGQQQLISIARAVLVNPRILILDEATSNIDSQTENLVQSAIANLLKNRTSFIIAHRLATVTNADKVLVIQQGQIIEAGTHTELMNQRKVYANLYSLQLANNIKTDMNAILR; from the coding sequence ATGAATAAACTTTATAATCGCCATAGAATTGAAATGACTTCCAAGGTAAATCAATCATTACCTGTTATCCGTAAATTTGGGAAATATTTCTATCCGTATATTAAAGATATTCCCTTGATTGTAAGCTTAATATTTATTAGCTCTATTACTCAAGCATCCCCACCTTTTATTCTTGGTTGGTCAATAGATAACTTAATATTAAAAAATAATTTGTCCGGACTTGCCTGGATGTTATTGCTACTTGCGATAGTATATACAATTGGATTTATATCCAGCCGCATTTTAATTGCTCGTGTTGGCATCATAATGCAGCGCATACTCGCCCAATTACGACAAGATATTATTATCAAATTACAGGCATTACCCCTGAGTTTTTTTGATAAAAGTAAAGCCGGAGATTTAATGAGTCGGTTGTTGAGCGATATTAATACATTAAATCAATTATTCAGCCCGATATTGCCGCAAGTCATTGGCAGCTTTTTTGGTTTATTAGCAAGTGCAATATTTATGCTTTCTATAAACTTACAATTAGGTTTATTAACAAACTTAATGATACCTATAATGTTATTAGTAACTGGATTTTTTGCACGTTTAGCTCGGGAAAAATATCGAGTTACCAGACAAACAATTTCTCAGCTTTCGGGCAAAATAGAACAAGATATTAGCAATATCCAAGAAGTTCAAGGATTTAACCGCATACAACTGAGTATTCAAGAATTTCGCCAACTCAACGCAGAAAACCGCAACGCCAATATCCAAGCTACAGCAATTACTTCTGCTTTTTTACCAACAATAGATTTCCTGAATACATTTGCTCTGGCTGTTGTATTAGCCTGTGGAGGAATTCTCGCTTATACAAATACAATCGCAGTCGGGGCACTCACCGCATTTGTATTTTACGTACAGCAATTTTTTCAGCCCATCCAAATTATCAGCCATTTCTATACTCAATCACAATCTGCATTCGCCGGATTAGAAAGGATTTTTCTGCTTTTAGATCAACCCGTCAAACTTGAAGATGCCGCAGATGCAATCACAATGCCATCAATTCAGGGTAAAGTCGAGTTCGAGCAAGTTTCTTTTGAATATAAACCCAGTCAAAAAGTTATAGATAAAATTAACTTTGAAGCTCAGGCTGGACAATCAATTGCATTAGTGGGAGCAACAGGTGCAGGAAAAACCACCATAATTAGTTTACTTTCTCGCTTTTATGACGTTACAGATGGTGCAATTAAAATTGATGGGATAGATATTAGAAAAGTCACCCAAACAAGTTTGCGCCGTCAAATTGGTATTGTTTCCCAAGAAACCGTTATTTTTAGCTGTAGCATTGCCGAAAATATTGCCTTTGGAAATCCCCAAGCAACAGCAGCAGAAATTGAAGCAGCCGCAAAGGTTGCAAATATTCATGACTTTATCTTGACTTTACCCCAAGGTTACGCAACACAATTAGGAGAACGCGGGATAAATTTAAGTAAAGGACAACAGCAATTAATTAGTATAGCCCGTGCGGTTTTGGTAAACCCGCGAATATTGATTTTAGACGAAGCAACGAGTAACATCGACAGTCAAACAGAGAACTTAGTTCAATCAGCTATAGCGAATTTACTCAAAAATCGTACCAGCTTTATTATCGCTCATCGTTTGGCTACAGTCACCAATGCAGACAAAGTATTAGTGATTCAGCAAGGGCAAATCATCGAAGCAGGTACCCATACAGAATTGATGAATCAAAGGAAAGTATATGCAAACCTATATTCTCTGCAATTAGCGAATAATATCAAAACTGATATGAATGCGATATTGCGTTGA
- a CDS encoding ABC transporter ATP-binding protein, which yields MIYLESIRKNYFLGEVDISVLKGINLSIKEGEYIAIMGASGSGKSTLMNILGCLDRPTAGDYIFEDRNLSSLNDDELAYIRNQRIGFIFQQFNLLPRSTAIENVILPMVYANIPKQKRREYAEEALVKVGLAERIFNRPNQLSGGQQQRVAIARALVNQPALVLADEPTGALDTQTSQEVMDLLSELNQQGITIVIVTHEEDIAAQTKRIIRVQDGLIVS from the coding sequence ATGATTTATCTAGAATCTATTAGAAAAAACTATTTTCTGGGAGAGGTGGATATTAGCGTACTTAAAGGCATTAATTTGTCTATTAAAGAAGGTGAATATATTGCTATTATGGGTGCATCCGGTTCGGGAAAATCTACTTTAATGAATATTCTTGGCTGCTTGGATCGTCCAACGGCGGGAGACTATATTTTTGAAGATAGAAATTTGAGTAGTCTTAACGATGATGAATTAGCATATATCCGCAATCAACGGATAGGTTTTATATTTCAGCAATTTAATTTATTGCCCCGCTCAACTGCGATAGAAAATGTTATTTTGCCGATGGTTTATGCTAATATTCCAAAGCAAAAACGTCGCGAATATGCAGAAGAAGCATTAGTAAAAGTCGGATTAGCAGAACGTATTTTTAACCGTCCAAATCAACTTTCTGGAGGGCAACAACAAAGAGTGGCGATCGCACGAGCATTAGTTAATCAGCCAGCTTTAGTTTTAGCAGACGAACCTACTGGTGCATTAGATACTCAAACATCCCAAGAAGTAATGGATTTGTTATCAGAATTAAATCAACAAGGCATTACAATTGTGATAGTAACTCACGAAGAAGATATCGCCGCTCAAACAAAGCGAATCATTAGAGTTCAAGATGGTTTAATTGTGTCTTGA